The following coding sequences lie in one Saccharomyces mikatae IFO 1815 strain IFO1815 genome assembly, chromosome: 10 genomic window:
- the CPS1 gene encoding Gly-Xaa carboxypeptidase produces MIALAEEKAPRKSLWQRHRAFLSGIVALIIIGTFFLTSGVRPVQPHEVKRPHDGKGYRHSPKCEKIEALSPSFKHSVDTILHDPTFRNGSIEKLSNAVRIPTVVQDKNPHPADDPDFYKHFYELHEYFEKTFPNIHENLKLEKVNELGLLYTWEGSNPDLKPLLLMAHQDVVPVNNETLSSWTFPPFSGHYDPETDFVWGRGSNDCKNLLIAEFEAIEQLLIDGFKPNRTVIMSLGFDEEASGTLGAASLAPFLHERYGDDGIYSIIDEGEGIMEVDKDVFVATPINAEKGYVDFEVSILGHGGHSSVPPDHTTIGVASELITEFEANPFDYEFEFDNPIYGLLTCAAEHSKSLSKDVKKTILGAPFCPRRKDKLVDYISKQAHLRSLIRTTQAVDIINGGVKANALPETTRFLINHRINLHSSVAEVFERNLDYAKKVAEKYGYGLSKNGDFIIPETDLGHIDITLLRELEPAPVSPSSGPVWDILAGTIQDVFENGVLQNNEEFYVTTGLFSGNTDTKYYWNLSKNIYRFVGSIIDINLLKTLHSVNEHVDVPGHLSAIAFVYEYIVNVNEYA; encoded by the coding sequence ATGATTGCCTTAGCAGAAGAGAAGGCCCCTAGAAAATCCCTATGGCAAAGGCACAGAGCTTTTCTTAGCGGAATAGTTGCtcttatcatcattggTACCTTTTTCCTCACCTCAGGTGTCCGCCCAGTACAACCCCATGAAGTAAAGCGTCCACATGATGGTAAAGGTTATCGTCACTCACCCAAATGTGAGAAGATTGAAGCATTGAGCCCATCGTTCAAACATTCTGTCGACACAATTCTTCATGACCCTACGTTTAGAAACGGttccattgaaaaattgtcCAACGCTGTTAGAATCCCCACTGTAGTGCAAGACAAAAACCCTCATCCTGCAGACGATCCGGACTTTTATAAGCATTTTTATGAATTACATGAGTATTTTGAGAAGACTTTTCCCAACATTCAcgagaatttgaaattggaGAAGGTCAATGAGCTGGGTCTTCTATACACATGGGAGGGATCTAATCCTGACCTAAAACCATTACTGCTCATGGCCCATCAAGATGTTGTCCCTGTAAACAACGAAACTCTATCATCTTGGACTTTTCCTCCATTCTCAGGTCATTATGACCCAGAAACTGATTTTGTTTGGGGTCGTGGTTCTAACGACTGtaaaaatttattgattGCCGAGTTTGAAGCTATTGAACAACTGTTGATTGATGGATTCAAGCCAAACAGGACTGTTATAATGTCGCTTGGTTTTGACGAGGAAGCAAGTGGCACCCTCGGTGCCGCCAGCTTAGCGCCATTTCTTCATGAAAGATacggtgatgatggtaTTTATAGTATCATCGACGAAGGTGAAGGTATCATGGAAGTCGATAAGGATGTCTTTGTTGCCACTCCAATCAACGCTGAAAAAGGCTATGTCGACTTCGAAGTCAGTATCCTAGGCCATGGTGGTCATTCTTCTGTCCCACCTGATCATACTACTATTGGTGTTGCTTCAGAATTGATTACTGAATTCGAAGCTAACCCATTTGATTACGAGTTCGAGTTTGACAATCCAATCTATGGATTGTTAACATGTGCTGCTGAACATTCTAAATCTCTAAGTAAGgatgtgaaaaaaacaattttGGGTGCACCATTCTGTCCTAGAAGAAAAGACAAGCTTGTTGATTATATTTCTAAGCAAGCCCACTTACGCAGTTTAATAAGAACTACGCAAGCTGTGGATATAATCAATGGTGGTGTCAAAGCTAATGCTCTACCTGAAACCACCAGATTCTTGATTAACCACAGAATCAATTTACACTCATCTGTGGCTGAAGTCTTTGAGAGAAACTTGGACTACGCAAAGAAGGTTGCTGAGAAGTATGGCTATGGACTTTCTAAGAACGGTGATTTCATTATCCCTGAAACCGACTTAGGTCACATTGACATTACTCTCTTGAGAGAGTTGGAACCTGCACCAGTATCACCAAGTTCTGGTCCTGTTTGGGACATTTTGGCAGGAACCATCCAAGACGTTTTTGAAAACGGTGTTTTACAAAACAACGAAGAGTTCTATGTTACTACTGGTTTATTCTCAGGGAATACCGATACCAAATACTACTGGAATTTGTCCAAAAACATTTATAGGTTTGTTGGCTCTATTATTGATATAAATTTACTCAAGACCTTACATTCCGTTAATGAACACGTGGATGTCCCAGGTCATTTATCCGCCATCGCCTTTGTTTACGAGTATATTGTTAATGTTAACGAATATGCTTGA
- the TOH1 gene encoding Toh1p (similar to Saccharomyces cerevisiae YJL171C; ancestral locus Anc_1.168): MLQRIVFSVCIFMLHTVAASGPQSYQKLDFTNVGFTGSYVNVNKFKDITNNESCTCEVGDRIWFDGKNAPLADYLSVHFRGPLELKQFAFYTSPGFTVNNSRSSSDWSRLAYYESSSKTADNVTFLNHGGEASPCLGNALSYASSNGTGSASEATVLADGTLISSDQEYIIYSNVSCPKSGYDKGCGVYRSGIPAYYGYGGTTKMFLFEFEMPTETEKNSSSIGYYDLPAIWLLNDHIARTSQYPTNSNCSCWMSGCGEYDIFEAMNGTEKNHLYSTFHTFQGIEDLGTGIQSYGYISRNTTGTMKGGVVFDSSGNVVSFISDATPFNETVSAEAVNKLLAAIPQNETYSSELMSISATRPSTTSKSNGISLTKMQNGVWYYILAIFSAFTQVFLI, from the coding sequence ATGTTACAGAGAATAGTTTTTTCTGTGTGCATATTTATGTTGCACACTGTTGCTGCAAGCGGACCTCAGTCATACCAGAAGTTGGATTTCACAAACGTTGGTTTTACAGGTTCTTATGTAAACGTGAATAAGTTTAAAGATATCACCAACAATGAATCGTGCACTTGTGAAGTGGGTGACAGGATATGGTTTGATGGTAAAAATGCACCATTAGCAGATTACCTGTCTGTTCATTTCCGTGGACCATTGGAGTTGAAACAGTTTGCCTTTTACACTTCCCCTGGATTCACTGTTAACAACAGTAGAAGCTCTTCTGATTGGAGTCGTCTGGCCTATTACGAATCCAGTAGTAAGACTGCTGATAATgttacttttttaaatCACGGAGGCGAAGCTTCTCCTTGTTTAGGAAACGCTTTGTCGTACGCCAGTTCTAACGGTACAGGAAGTGCTAGTGAGGCCACTGTCTTAGCAGATGGcactttgatttcttctgatcaagaatatataaTCTATTCAAATGTCTCGTGTCCAAAATCGGGATACGACAAGGGCTGTGGTGTTTACCGTAGTGGTATTCCGGCATACTATGGGTACGGTGGTACGACCaaaatgtttttgtttgaatTCGAAATGCCTACGGAAACTGAGAAAAACAGCAGTTCTATTGGGTATTATGACTTGCCTGCTATTTGGTTGTTAAACGATCATATTGCAAGAACTTCCCAGTATCCAACAAATTCGAACTGTTCATGTTGGATGAGTGGATGTGGTGAgtatgatatttttgaagcCATGAACGGTACggaaaaaaatcatctgTACTCTACCTTCCATACTTTCCAGGGTATTGAGGATTTGGGCACTGGTATTCAATCTTACGGatatatttcaagaaatactACAGGAACCATGAAAGGTGGTGTTGTTTTTGATTCTAGCGGTAATGTTGTCTCTTTCATTTCTGACGCTACCCCCTTCAATGAAACTGTTTCTGCGGAGGCCGTTAACAAGTTATTAGCAGCGATCCCTCAAAATGAAACCTATTCTTCTGAATTGATGAGTATTTCTGCCACCAGACCTTCTACCACCTCAAAATCAAATGGTATTTCTTTAACGAAGATGCAAAACGGTGTATGGTATTATATTCTGGCCATTTTCTCTGCCTTTACGCaagtatttttgatttga
- the ASG7 gene encoding Asg7p (similar to Saccharomyces cerevisiae ASG7 (YJL170C); ancestral locus Anc_1.169), translated as MTTLAPRSKNKTRQLTAPFEDDENPWMKKYCCQCKSCKMSIPIQPWLPRFFIFGVLCPIFWLVNLSIWWFVQFWQPHELEFHDLQEDEYPGFYECEIIAKRSVMPIKEEVIQEIHTIQDLSDSNSEDYKNDGENDTPPSFLKLHAEQVENEEDTLKKYRYEFLKKIAHDVLESHDMLRKSFRNWNLRSLLGLVIDIILVIFIALLCKKTG; from the coding sequence atGACTACTTTGGCGCCACGTAGTAAGAATAAGACAAGACAACTGACCGCGCCCTTCGAGGATGATGAGAACCCCtggatgaaaaaatactgtTGCCAATGTAAATCATGTAAAATGAGTATACCCATTCAGCCTTGGTTGCCAaggtttttcatttttggcGTTTTGTGTCCCATTTTCTGGTTAGTCAATCTCTCAATTTGGTGGTTTGTACAGTTTTGGCAACCGCATGAATTAGAATTTCACGACTTGCAGGAAGACGAATACCCAGGATTTTACGAATGTGAAATCATAGCGAAAAGATCGGTTATGCCCATAAAGGAAGAAGTCATCCAAGAAATTCACACCATCCAAGATCTCAGTGATAGCAATAGCGAAGACTATAAGAATGACGGAGAGAACGATACGCCGCCGTCTTTCTTAAAGCTACACGCGGAACAAGTCGAGAACGAAGAGGACACCCTGAAGAAATATCGTTACgagtttttgaagaagatagCTCATGATGTCTTGGAGTCGCACGATATGTTACGTAAGAGCTTTCGCAACTGGAATCTACGGTCTTTGCTTGGCCTTGTCATTGACAttatactagtaatattTATAGCCCTTCTATGTAAGAAAACCGGTTAG
- the SET2 gene encoding histone methyltransferase SET2 (similar to Saccharomyces cerevisiae SET2 (YJL168C); ancestral locus Anc_1.170) → MSKNHSVSASEDEKEVLNNNAEDRKPQKLFDQELDLTQEALTKFENLDDCIYANKRIGTFKNNEFMECDCYEEYSDGINHACDEDSDCINRLTLIECVNDLCSSCGNDCQNQRFQKKQYASIAIFKTKHKGYGVRAEQDIEANQFIYEYKGEVIEEVEFRDRLIDYDQRHFKHFYFMMLQNGEFIDATIKGSLARFCNHSCRPNAYVNKWVVKGKLRMGIFAQRKISKGEEITFDYNVDRYGAQAQKCYCEEPNCIGFLGGKTQTDAASLLPQNIADALGVTVSMEKKWLKLKKLSGGPIIKNENENINIEFLQSLEVKPIDNLVDVTKIMSVLLQQDNKVIASKLLNRLFTIDDNSLRHQAIKLHGYTCFSKMLKLFNMEHSQPQEEENDVEEGDEKLMIKRILDFLLELPKTTRNGIESSQIDSIIKALPTKCPDLKLECDDLLEKWSKFETYKRITKKDINVASSKMIDLRRVRLPPGWEIIHENGRPLYYNAEQKTKLHYPPTGSSKVFSSRSSTEITSQSNGGISKTSSASDSKKHKLSDEEYERKKQKRLEYERIALERAKQEELESLKLKLKLENERKSVLEDIIAEANKQKELQREEAKKLVEAKEANRLKRKTVSQSQRLEHNWNKFFASFVPNLIRSNPQSKQFDHENIKQCAKDIVKILTTKELKKDSSKAPPSDLSKEKRHKVKEFIKSYMDKIILKKKQKKR, encoded by the coding sequence ATGTCAAAGAACCACAGTGTTAGTGCGTcggaagatgaaaaagaagtacTGAATAACAACGCTGAGGACCGTAAACCTCAAAAGCTTTTCGATCAGGAACTGGACCTTACACAGGAAGCGTTGaccaaatttgaaaatttagatGATTGTATATACGCAAATAAACGGATCGGAACATTCAAGAATAATGAGTTCATGGAGTGTGATTGTTATGAAGAATATTCTGATGGCATTAACCATGCCTGTGATGAGGACTCTGACTGTATCAATAGGCTTACCTTGATAGAGTGTGTGAATGACTTGTGTTCATCTTGTGGTAATGACTGCCAGAATCAAcgatttcaaaagaagcaGTACGCCTCGATAGCCATTTTCAAGACGAAACATAAAGGGTATGGTGTAAGAGCTGAACAAGACATAGAAGCCAACCAGTTCATCTACGAATATAAAGGTGAAGTGATCGAGGAGGTTGAATTTAGAGATAGGCTGATAGACTACGACCAACGTCATTTCAagcatttttattttatgaTGCTACAGAATGGAGAATTCATTGACGCCACAATAAAGGGTTCGTTAGCAAGATTTTGTAATCATTCTTGCCGTCCAAATGCATATGTCAATAAATGGGTTGTCAAGGGTAAACTTCGCATGGGTATTTTTGCTCAAaggaaaatttcaaaaggtGAAGAAATTACATTTGACTATAACGTGGATCGATATGGTGCTCAGGCTCAAAAATGTTATTGCGAAGAGCCAAATTGTATTGGATTTCTTGGGGGTAAAACTCAAACAGATGCGGCGTCTTTGTTGCCTCAAAACATCGCTGATGCCTTGGGAGTCACTGTTTCTATGGAGAAAAAGTGgttaaaattgaaaaagttaagCGGTGGaccaataataaagaatgaaaacgaaaacaTAAATATCGAGTTTCTTCAGTCTTTGGAAGTCAAACCTATCGATAACTTAGTGGATGTGACGAAAATTATGAGTGTATTACTGCAGCAAGATAATAAAGTAATTGCATCTAAGCTTTTAAACAGACTTTTCACCATTGACGATAATTCTCTTCGTCATCAGGCTATTAAATTACATGGGTACACATGCTTTAGTAAAATGCTTAAATTGTTCAATATGGAACATTCGCAGCCTcaggaagaggaaaatgACGTCGAGGAAGGCGATGAAAAGTTGATGATCAAAAGAATTTTAGATTTCTTATTGGAATTGCCTAAGACTACTCGAAATGGTATTGAATCATCACAAATTGACAGTATAATAAAAGCCCTGCCTACGAAGTGTCCAGATTTGAAGCTGGAATGTGATGATTTATTGGAGAAATGGTCGAAATTTGAAACATACAAGAGGATTACTAAGAAAGACATAAACGTTGCATCCAGTAAAATGATAGATTTGAGAAGGGTGAGGTTACCTCCTGGCTGGGAGATCATTCATGAAAACGGTCGTCCATTGTATTATAATGCAGAacagaaaacaaaactaCATTATCCTCCCACTGGTTCATCTAAGGTATTTAGTTCAAGATCAAGTACAGAAATAACTTCCCAGAGCAATGGTGGGATTTCTAAAACGAGTAGTGCTTCAGACTCCAAGAAACATAAACTGAGCGACGAGGAATATGAGaggaaaaaacaaaaaagactTGAGTACGAGAGAATTGCTTTAGAAAGAGCAAAGCAAGAGGAACTGGAAAGTTTAAAGCTAAAGCTAAAGCTTGagaatgaaagaaaaagcgTTTTGGAGGATATCATAGCAGAAGCCAACAAACAAAAGGAATTGCAAAGGGAAGAGGCTAAAAAACTAGTGGAAGCAAAAGAAGCAAACcgtttgaaaagaaaaacagtTTCCCAATCTCAAAGATTAGAGCATAACTGGAATAAGTTTTTCGCATCTTTTGTGCCAAACTTGATAAGAAGTAACCCACAGAGTAAGCAATTTGATCATGAGAATATAAAACAATGTGCTAAAGACATTGTGAAGATCTTAACCACAAAGGAGCTGAAAAAAGACTCATCAAAGGCACCACCTAGTGACTTAAGTAAAGAGAAGAGACATAAAGTCAAAGAATTCATAAAATCATATATGGATAAGATAATtctcaagaaaaagcagaaaaagCGTTGA
- the ERG20 gene encoding bifunctional (2E,6E)-farnesyl diphosphate synthase/dimethylallyltranstransferase (similar to Saccharomyces cerevisiae ERG20 (YJL167W); ancestral locus Anc_1.176): protein MASDKEIKREKFLSVFPKLVEELNASLLAYGMPKEACDWYAHSLNYNTPGGKLNRGLSVVDTYAILSNKTVDQLKQDEYEKVAILGWCIELLQAYFLVADDMMDKSITRRGQPCWYKVPEVGEIAINDAFMLEAAIYKLLKSHFRNEKYYIDVTELFHEVTFQTELGQLMDLITAPEDKVDLSKFSLKKHSFIVTFKTAYYSFYLPVALAMYVAGITDEKDLQQAKDVLIPLGEYFQIQDDYLDCFGTPEQIGKIGTDIQDNKCSWVINKALELASAEQRKTLDENYGKKDSVAEARCRQIFNDLKIDQLYQEYEETIAKELKVKISQVDESRGFKADVLTAFLNKVYKRSK, encoded by the coding sequence ATGGCTTCAGATAAGGAAATTAAGAGAGAGAAATTCTTGAGCGTTTTCCCTAAGTTAGTGGAAGAATTGAACGCATCGCTTTTGGCTTATGGTATGCCAAAGGAAGCATGTGACTGGTATGCGCACTCTTTGAACTACAACACTCCAGGTGGTAAGTTGAATAGAGGATTGTCTGTCGTGGACACGTATGCCATTCTCTCTAACAAGACTGTTGATCAATTAAAGCAAGACGAATACGAAAAAGTTGCCATTCTGGGCTGGTGCATTGAGTTGTTACAAGCTTACTTCTTGGTTGCCGATGACATGATGGATAAGTCTATAACTAGAAGAGGCCAACCATGTTGGTACAAAGTTCCTGAAGTTGGGGAAATTGCCATCAACGACGCGTTCATGTTAGAAGCAGCTATCTACAAGCTGTTGAAATCGCACTTCAGGAACGAGAAATACTACATAGATGTCACCGAATTGTTCCATGAGGTCACCTTCCAAACTGAATTGGGCCAATTGATGGACTTGATCACTGCACCTGAAGACAAAGTCGACTTGAGCAAGTTCTCCTTGAAGAAGCACTCCTTCATAGTGACTTTCAAGACCGCTTACTATTCATTCTACTTGCCAGTTGCTTTAGCCATGTACGTTGCTGGCATCACCGATGAAAAGGACTTGCAACAAGCCAAGGATGTCTTGATTCCATTGGGTGAATACTTCCAAATTCAAGACGACTACTTGGATTGTTTCGGTACCCCAGAACAAATTGGTAAGATCGGTACCGACATTCAGGATAACAAATGTTCCTGGGTTATTAACAAGGCTTTAGAACTTGCTTCTGcagaacaaagaaagacTTTGGACGAAAATTACGGTAAGAAGGACTCAGTCGCAGAGGCCAGGTGTAGACAGATTTTCAATGACTTGAAAATCGACCAACTCTACcaagaatatgaagaaactATTGCTAAAGAGTTAAAGGTTAAAATCTCTCAAGTCGATGAGTCTCGTGGCTTCAAGGCTGATGTCTTGACTGCGTTCTTGAACAAAGTCTACAAGAGAAGCAAATAA
- the QCR8 gene encoding ubiquinol--cytochrome-c reductase subunit 8 (similar to Saccharomyces cerevisiae QCR8 (YJL166W); ancestral locus Anc_1.177), producing MGPPSGKTYMGWWGHMGGPKQKGITSYAVSPYAQKPLQGIFHNAVFNSFRRFKSQFLYVLIPAGIYWYWWKNGNEYNEFLYSKAGREELERVNV from the coding sequence ATGGGTCCTCCAAGCGGTAAGACTTATATGGGATGGTGGGGTCACATGGGTGGGCCAAAGCAAAAAGGTATAACTTCATATGCTGTGTCTCCATACGCTCAAAAGCCATTACAGGGTATTTTCCATAATGCCGTATTCAACAGTTTTAGAAGATTCAAATCTCAATTTTTGTACGTTTTGATACCTGCGGGAATTTACTGGTATTGGTGGAAGAACGGTAACGAGTATAACGAATTTCTATACAGTAAAGCTGGTAGAGAAGAATTGGAAAGAGTTAATGTTTAA
- the HAL5 gene encoding protein kinase HAL5 (similar to Saccharomyces cerevisiae HAL5 (YJL165C) and KKQ8 (YKL168C); ancestral locus Anc_1.180) has protein sequence MGDEKLSRHTSLKRARSLSESIRGLFKPSGISGSSNGAAPSPRPGQDQAHSHLTTRIVTSNVSSPSISPVNSPVLQAAPKHHKLGVPNIAKLSLSPSREPSLNSENEMFSQESFISEKDEDEANLLEREELQNKKDEKPRAKGTRSKDVYVPHHRYTVGSDEAERQPRERLRNFPQNAAPPNSTNSSANHVLDQENNFSIDAMLDYDEESKLKRRNSLGVRNHSNRTRSRKNSLSTPRSLPTKNGNDGANPNLTTNTGNNTSNRIYMRGRNHSDSISASSLPKFQEIESKCILDLDHFKVFENGYHEHSLRVLPIITNYKNVDSGDEKDNDASANSGDDGDNDTETNMHKQKSVFSLSGLFKSHKDVNQQQQQQGENSEQINLEKAFSIIPSQKFIRSQVLKKSRTGNLKNGNNDELMKSDGKNIPQIVNPNAAVGAEELKLINALSEKIRKGLKTDNARSNSGEARSNSNKQEDTGDTDNKTGPINDDTSHKPCSQKYGKSIGVVGAGAYGVVKICARCKTSRDVLPYSTYSNGKKLFFAVKELKPKPGDQVDKFCTRLTSEFIIGHSLSHPHFEANTVVPGNITRSAPPKHIFNAPNILKILDLMEYNNSFVEVMEFCASGDLYSLLTRNNISNESNNGGSRLIQTVKEGSGSPLHPLEADCFMKQLLNGVQYMHDHGIAHCDLKPENILFQPNGLLKICDFGTSSVFQTAWEKHVHFQTGAMGSEPYVAPEEFIRDAEYDPRLVDCWSCGIVYCTMVMGQYLWKIAIPEKDSLFKSFLSEIKDDGQFYLFEELRHVSSELNRLRKIALYRTFQVDPTKRITIEQLLQSSWMRKTKCCVVYRPLYTKVSK, from the coding sequence ATGGGAGATGAGAAACTTTCACGCCATACGTCTTTGAAGAGGGCTAGATCTCTTTCTGAATCCATTCGTGGTTTGTTTAAGCCTTCAGGAATTTCTGGCAGTAGTAACGGTGCAGCACCTTCACCCCGTCCTGGTCAGGATCAAGCGCATTCTCATCTAACAACAAGAATCGTAACTAGTAATGTATCATCTCCATCTATATCCCCCGTAAATAGCCCTGTTCTACAAGCAGCTCCCAAGCATCATAAGTTGGGCGTTCCTAATATTGCAAAGCTATCGTTGTCACCTAGTAGAGAACCATCCTTGAATTCAGAAAACGAAATGTTCTCACAGGAATCCTTCATAagtgaaaaagatgaagacgaagcTAATTTATTAGAGAGAGAAGAGCTTCAAAACAAGAAGGACGAAAAACCACGTGCTAAAGGTACACGTTCCAAAGACGTTTATGTGCCTCATCATCGTTATACAGTTGGTAGCGATGAAGCTGAAAGGCAACCAAGGGAAAGACTCAGAAACTTTCCGCAAAACGCAGCTCCACCAAATTCTACAAATAGTAGCGCCAACCATGTTCTGGATCAGGAAAATAATTTTTCCATCGACGCAATGCTTGATTACGATGAAGAATCCAAACTGAAAAGGAGAAACAGTCTGGGTGTACGTAACCATAGCAATCGTACAAGAAGCAGAAAGAACAGCTTGTCTACACCAAGATCTCTACCTACCAAAAATGGAAACGATGGAGCAAATCCGAACCTCACCACCAATACTGGTAACAATACAAGCAACAGAATATATATGAGGGGAAGAAACCACTCAGACTCTATCAGTGCCTCCAGTTTACCCAAGTTTCAGGAGATTGAGAGTAAGTGTATTCTGGATTTAGATCATTTCAAAGTCTTTGAAAACGGATACCatgaacattctttaagaGTACTACCTATTATTACAAACTACAAAAATGTCGATAGTGGCGATGAAAAGGACAACGATGCTTCTGCAAACAGCGGTGATGATGGCGACAATGACACCGAGACAAATATGCACAAGCAAAAATCCGTATTCTCGCTTAGTGGGTTGTTTAAATCCCACAAGGATGTGAatcagcaacaacaacagcaaggTGAAAATAGTGAACAAATCAATCTAGAGAAGgccttttcaataatacCATCCCAAAAATTTATCAGATCGCAAgttctgaaaaaatcaagaacaggcaatctcaaaaatggtaataatgatgaactGATGAAAAGTGACGGGAAGAATATTCCGCAAATCGTGAATCCTAATGCTGCTGTAGGCGCTGAAGAGTTAAAGTTAATCAATGCGTTATCTGAAAAGATACGAAAGGGCCTCAAAACTGACAACGCAAGAAGTAATAGTGGCGAAGCTAGGagtaatagtaataaacAAGAAGATACTGGCGACACAGATAACAAGACCGGACCAATAAATGATGATACCTCTCACAAGCCTTGTTCTCAGAAATATGGGAAGTCCATTGGCGTTGTAGGTGCAGGCGCATACGGGGTGGTTAAAATCTGTGCGAGATGTAAGACTTCTAGAGATGTATTGCCATACAGTACCTACTCAAATGGtaaaaaattattttttgcagTCAAAGAATTGAAGCCCAAGCCAGGTGATCAAGTGGATAAGTTTTGTACAAGATTAACTTCTGAATTCATTATTGGTCACTCATTGAGTCATCCCCATTTTGAAGCAAATACAGTAGTTCCAGGCAATATTACAAGAAGCGCGCCACCAAAACATATCTTCAATGCTCCAAAcatattaaaaattttggatCTAATGGAATATAATAACTCTTTTGTAGAAGTTATGGAATTTTGTGCATCTGGTGATTTGTATTCGTTGCTAACAAGAAACAATATTTCTAATGAATCAAATAACGGGGGTTCAAGATTAATCCAGACTGTTAAAGAAGGTTCTGGTAGCCCGCTGCATCCATTAGAGGCAGATTGTTTCATGAAACAGCTGCTTAATGGTGTTCAATATATGCATGATCACGGTATAGCACATTGCGATTTAAAACCAgagaatattttatttcaaCCAAATGGGTTGCTAAAAATTTGTGATTTTGGTACTAGTTCAGTTTTTCAGACAGCTTGGGAGAAACATGTACATTTTCAAACAGGAGCCATGGGTTCAGAACCCTACGTAGCACCTGAAGAATTCATAAGAGATGCAGAGTACGATCCACGTCTGGTGGACTGTTGGAGTTGTGGCATTGTTTACTGTACAATGGTTATGGGTCAGTATCTTTGGAAAATCGCCATCCCTGAGAAGgattctcttttcaaatcattcCTTAGTGAAATTAAAGATGATGGACAGTTTTACTTGTTCGAGGAATTAAGGCATGTCAGCAGTGAACTGAATAGATTGAGAAAAATTGCATTGTACAGAACATTTCAAGTCGATCCGACAAAGAGAATCACCATTGAGCAATTATTACAAAGCTCTTGGatgagaaaaacaaaatgttGTGTTGTTTATAGACCCTTGTATACAAAAGTTAGTAAATAA